The genomic interval ATACCATCTAATTTTAATTTTCAGTCCTGTCACCCCTCTCCTCATCTGTTCATATTACCACTTATTTGTGCTAGAGATAATAATTGGTTTTAAAATAAGAGGTTGTTCTTTATAACGAATGTGATATGATTATTTTGAACATCGCTTTATGAAATTTAAACGATCGAACACGTCAGAGGTGTAGCCTATGAATTACGCGATAAGTGCGATTGTACCTATATTTAATGCCGAAAATTGGCTGCGTCCCTGTTTGAAAAGCATTCTTAATCAGCCTTTTCGAAATATTGAGGTGCTGCTCGTCAATGACGGTTCCACTGATCTCAGCGGCGCAATATGCGAAGAATTCGCTATAACAGACTATAGAGTTAAAGTGATTCACAAGCCAAACGGCGGTGCGAGCAGCGCCAAAAATGCCGGTTTACAAGCGGCAAGCGGCAAATACGTCGCCTTTCTTGATGCTGACGATGAAATCGATCCGCTTTTTTTCGTAAAGCTATACGCCATGGCAGAAGAGCATGCTTGCGAAGTGTTGATTGGAGGTTACGCGACAATTCCAACCAAACAGAACGTATCGCCCTGCTTTCGGCTGCATACCGTTATGAACGGCAAAGATTTAATACTAAGCGCCGCAGCTGTTCATTCTAATAATGACCTGTGTTTTACTTGGCGCAGTCTATTTCTTCGCGCATCGCTTGAAAAAAACGGGATTCTGTACAACGAGGGATTAACGGTAGGAGAAGATACCATTTTCCATTTGGAAGCCTTGCTGGCCTCTGATCGTGTCTGCGCGATTCCGGACCCTTTGTATTATCACAACACGGTTAACAATCTGAACAGCCTGATACGTTCTCCCTATAAACATTATCTTGAAGAAAGCCTTGTTCTGCAGTACCAGCTGCGGAAGAGCTTATCCGAGAAATTCGGTTTATTAGCGCATGCCCATTATAGAAAGGACATGGCGTCCTACCACATCCAAACGATCCTTTCGATGCTGATCAACAATTTCAAAAACAATCCTGTCGCTCCTGCAAAAAAAGATATGGCAAGAATCGTCAGCCTTAAAATGATGACAGACAGTACGAAGGAGCTTGGCTGGCTTCACAATTACAGCAACATCAAGTCATTTCTTTATTATTTAACGCTTAAATTCAAGCTTGCGGCATGGCTATATCACTTTGAATTCCGCTTGCCGCGCCAATCGCCATTGCTGTTTCTCAAACTTTTTGGAAGGAAAAAAACCGTTCATAACCGACTGATTCGCTACACTAAGCGTTAATTGCACATCGCCATTCCTTTGTCCGCCCATCCTTTTCATGTATACTAGAGGCTTCAATTCAATTATACAAAGGATGCGACAACAACTTGGAAAATAGAAACAATCTATTCGTATATACCTATGGCTATCGCATTGAAGAGGCTGATTTATGCCGCTTGGAGATGCGTTCTTTATTTGGAAAACAATCAGAAACTGATCTTTTATTTAGCGAAATAGACGTACATCCCGACCGAAGTCCTTTTATGAGAGAGCGGCTTGAAGTTTTATATCAAGGCGAACGGCTTGAGGATATTTTGGAGCAGGTGAAGCAAATTCAATTAGGAGAGGCTACATTTAAGGTGATTTTCCTAAAAATGAATGACCTGACGGCGGAAAACAAAATCGATTTTGAAGGACAACGCGCAATTGAACGTGAACTTGGCGTTTATATCGAAGGCGAGGCTGATGTACGCAAACCTGATTGCGTTTTTGGCATTTTAACTTGGGGCGGTCGCTGGTACTTTGGCAATTATATAAAAAGCAAAGCCGTATGGCTTGCACACATGCAAAAACCGCGCAGCTATTCCATTGCACTCAGCACGCGAGTTGCGCGCGCTATAGCCAATATCGCTATTCCGAATCCAGTCGGGATTAAAGCGATCGACCCTTGCTGCGGCATTGGGACGGTACTGGTAGAGGCGCTGTCCATGGGCATGAACATCGTAGGCCGAGATATCAACCATTTTATCATTCGCGGGACACGTGAAAACCTGGCTCATTTCGAATATGAAACAGATGCCGTTTGCGGTGATATTGCTGATATCTCAGACCATTATGATGTAGCCATTGTAGATATGCCTTACAATCATTTCTCTAATACGACACCCGAGGCACAATTCTCCTTGCTGCAGCATACTCGCCGAATCG from Paenibacillus sp. FSL K6-3182 carries:
- a CDS encoding glycosyltransferase gives rise to the protein MNYAISAIVPIFNAENWLRPCLKSILNQPFRNIEVLLVNDGSTDLSGAICEEFAITDYRVKVIHKPNGGASSAKNAGLQAASGKYVAFLDADDEIDPLFFVKLYAMAEEHACEVLIGGYATIPTKQNVSPCFRLHTVMNGKDLILSAAAVHSNNDLCFTWRSLFLRASLEKNGILYNEGLTVGEDTIFHLEALLASDRVCAIPDPLYYHNTVNNLNSLIRSPYKHYLEESLVLQYQLRKSLSEKFGLLAHAHYRKDMASYHIQTILSMLINNFKNNPVAPAKKDMARIVSLKMMTDSTKELGWLHNYSNIKSFLYYLTLKFKLAAWLYHFEFRLPRQSPLLFLKLFGRKKTVHNRLIRYTKR
- a CDS encoding RNA methyltransferase, which encodes MENRNNLFVYTYGYRIEEADLCRLEMRSLFGKQSETDLLFSEIDVHPDRSPFMRERLEVLYQGERLEDILEQVKQIQLGEATFKVIFLKMNDLTAENKIDFEGQRAIERELGVYIEGEADVRKPDCVFGILTWGGRWYFGNYIKSKAVWLAHMQKPRSYSIALSTRVARAIANIAIPNPVGIKAIDPCCGIGTVLVEALSMGMNIVGRDINHFIIRGTRENLAHFEYETDAVCGDIADISDHYDVAIVDMPYNHFSNTTPEAQFSLLQHTRRIANKAVIVTADPMDELIANAGLTILDRCTTRKGSFVRQIIVCE